In Carya illinoinensis cultivar Pawnee chromosome 10, C.illinoinensisPawnee_v1, whole genome shotgun sequence, one DNA window encodes the following:
- the LOC122279279 gene encoding G-type lectin S-receptor-like serine/threonine-protein kinase At1g11300: MGLVRSMINLSYFLVYLSSFRLEFGHSTDTITALNFIKDSETIMSIGGRFVLGFFSPTNSTYRYVGIWYPTDSTTRAIWVANRNKPLKTTSGILTISEDGNLVVLDGEKTILWSSNVRSSASISMSARLLDTGNLVLQENTTGLIRWESFQHPSDSLLPAMKLGTINATTGKINVRLTSWKSPSDPAVGTFSLGTYIFNLREMYIWNRSSPYWRSGPWNSTLFIGVPTRKPQYVSQFSLVEDKEPGSFYVAFDFSNGSAQEHRFLNAEGNMLATSSINGKDWIVKWSSLMSECDVYGKCGAFGNCNPKAKPICSCLEGFEPKNIEEWNRENWTSGCVRRTPLQCMNVSTGGKEDKKDGFLKVTMMKTPSLANGSSVFEDECRYRCFEDCSCIAYAFEAGIGCMSWTRDLIDLQKFSSGGVDVYVRLAYSDLEKKDEVKVIVIVTVIIGIVLIMAVCTLFLCRWRAKRKGGKHQGFQCEENLVDNMNQDKLQELPIFSLEELESATNNFHQSNKLGQGGFGPVYKGNLVDGQEIAVKRLARTSGQGLEELKNEVVMISKLQHRNLVRLLGVCVEGEEKLLVYEYMPNKSLDTFLFDSLKQELLDWKKRFNIIEGIGRGLLYLHRDSRLKIIHRDLKASNILLDEELNPKISDFGMARIFGGNEDHANTKRVVGTYGYMSPEYAMEGRFSEKSDVFSFGVLLLEIVSGRKNTHFYHDEGSVSLLGLAWKMWNIDNLAALVDPKISRSGCEKEILRCIHVGLLCVQEFAKDRPTIPIVISMLKSEIVDLPYPRQPGFPVNQITLENEFSYPNQKVCSINNVTISTVHGR; the protein is encoded by the exons ATGGGACTTGTTCGAAGCATGATAAACTTGTCATATTTCCTTGTCTACCTATCTTCCTTTCGTTTAGAGTTCGGCCATTCTACGGACACCATCACAGCACTCAACTTTATTAAAGATTCTGAAACCATAATGTCCATTGGCGGTAGGTTCGTATTGGGATTTTTTAGCCCTACGAATTCTACTTATCGCTATGTTGGGATATGGTATCCAACAGATTCCACGACTCGTGCCATATGGGTTGCTAACAGGAACAAGCCCCTCAAGACCACCTCCGGGATTCTTACCATATCCGAAGATGGCAATCTAGTCGTATTGGATGGAGAAAAGACGATTTTGTGGTCATCAAATGTGAGAAGTTCTGCTTCCATTAGTATGAGCGCACGACTTCTAGATACCGGGAACCTTGTCTTACAAGAAAACACAACTGGGTTAATCCGATGGGAGAGTTTCCAACATCCTTCTGATTCGTTGTTGCCAGCTATGAAATTGGGTACTATTAATGCAACAACGGGCAAGATTAACGTTCGGCTCACATCATGGAAGAGTCCGTCGGATCCAGCCGTTGGAACCTTTTCTTTAGGTACTTACATTTTTAATCTTCGCGAAATGTATATTTGGAATCGTAGTAGCCCTTATTGGCGCAGTGGTCCGTGGAATAGTACGCTCTTTATTGGAGTACCAACCAGGAAACCTCAATATGTGAGTCAATTTAGTCTTGTGGAGGACAAAGAGCCCGGATCATTCTATGTtgcttttgatttttcaaaCGGGTCCGCACAAGAACATCGCTTCTTGAATGCAGAAGGAAACATGTTGGCAACTTCTTCTATTAATGGGAAGGACTGGATAGTCAAGTGGTCGTCTTTGATGTCTGAGTGCGATGTTTACGGCAAGTGTGGGGCATTTGGAAATTGTAACCCAAAAGCTAAACCAATCTGCAGCTGCTTAGAGGGGTTTGAACCAAAGAATATAGAAGAATGGAATAGAGAAAATTGGACTAGTGGATGTGTGAGGAGGACACCCTTGCAGTGTATGAATGTGAGCACAGGTGGTAAAGAAGACAAAAAAGATGGGTTTTTAAAGGTGACGATGATGAAAACGCCAAGTTTGGCAAATGGGTCATCTGTTTTCGAGGATGAATGCAGATACCGGTGCTTCGAAGACTGTTCTTGTATAGCTTATGCATTCGAAGCTGGCATTGGGTGTATGTCATGGACCAGAGATTTAATAGACTTGCAGAAGTTTTCCAGCGGCGGAGTTGATGTTTATGTTCGTTTGGCCTATTCAGATCTCG AGAAAAAGGACGAAGTGAAAGTAATCGTCATAGTCACTGTGATCATAGGAATAGTTTTGATCATGGCCGTCTGCACTTTATTCTTATGCCGGTGGAGGGCTAAACGTAAAG GGGGAAAGCACCAAGGATTTCAATGTGAAGAAAATCTTGTAGACAACATGAACCAAGATAAACTCCAAGAGCTACCAATATTCAGTCTTGAGGAGTTAGAAAGTGCAACGAACAACTTCCACCAATCTAACAAACTTGGACAAGGTGGATTTGGTCCTGTATACAAG GGAAATTTGGTAGATGGACAAGAAATTGCAGTAAAACGACTGGCAAGAACTTCAGGGCAAGGGCTAGAAGAATTGAAGAATGAAGTAGTAATGATTTCTAAACTCCAACACCGAAATCTTGTTAGACTCCTTGGTGTGTGTgttgaaggagaagaaaagttgCTAGTCTATGAATACATGCCAAACAAAAGTCTGGACACATTTCTCTTTG ATTCACTCAAACAAGAACTGCTAGATTGGAAAAAGCGCTTCAACATTATTGAAGGAATTGGTCGTGGTCTACTCTACCTTCATAGGGATTCAAGACTAAAAATTATTCATAGGGATCTAAAAGCAAGTAACATATTGTTGGATGAAGAgctaaatccaaaaatatcagaCTTTGGAATGGCCAGGATTTTTGGAGGCAATGAAGACCATGCCAATACTAAAAGGGTTGTTGGAACATA TGGCTACATGTCTCCTGAATATGCAATGGAGGGGCGATTTTCAGAAAAATCGGATGTTTTCAGCTTTGGAGTGTTGTTACTAGAGATAGTAAGCGGAAGGAAAAACACTCATTTTTATCACGACGAGGGGAGCGTGAGCCTTTTAGGACTT GCATGGAAAATGTGGAATATTGACAACTTGGCAGCATTAGTAGACCCCAAAATATCAAGATCTGGCTGTGAAAAGGAAATCTTGAGATGCATACATGTCGGGCTGTTGTGTGTACAAGAATTCGCTAAAGATAGACCAACCATACCTATTGTTATTTCTATGCTTAAAAGTGAGATTGTTGATCTACCTTACCCAAGGCAGCCAGGATTCCCTGTAAATCAGATTACCCTAGAAAATGAGTTCTCTTACCCCAATCAAAAAGTTTGCTCTATCAACAATGTCACTATTTCAACGGTTCATGGTAGATAG